The following are encoded in a window of Kitasatospora sp. NBC_01250 genomic DNA:
- a CDS encoding MFS transporter yields MSGAPVGTTDEAPPAERLPGLWRNRAFNLLWTGQCLSDTGSAMADLALPLLVFQLTGSPEQAGFVGTVGFAVTMACRLPAGILVDRFDRRRLMILCDAVRLVLFTLLACAIQARHAHLAVILAVVAVSAAATALFSTAEHAAVRSLVRTDQIITAVARNEARAYGTSLAGPPLGGLLFGLGRALPFFGNAVTFLLSLVAVSAIRRPLQQPRPPAAAPGSAPAPGAAGGAGRQGLRFVLGNPFLRALLVIAAPLNMAFTGMIFAMTISLRRSGLSPALVGLVGMVVAVGGLLGATAAPALQRRMRLPTLITLICWSAAALMALSVLLSTSIATAVPLAAAVFLGPTANAALFGYQAAVTPDHLQGRVVSLLLLAATSTAALAPALAGVLLAHVAGRTALLAFPLLVAVAALVATFSSGIRSMSRPS; encoded by the coding sequence ATGAGTGGGGCACCGGTCGGCACCACCGATGAGGCGCCACCGGCCGAGCGGCTGCCCGGCCTGTGGCGCAACCGCGCCTTCAACCTGCTGTGGACCGGCCAGTGCCTGTCCGACACCGGCAGCGCCATGGCCGACCTGGCCCTGCCGCTGCTGGTGTTCCAGCTGACCGGCTCCCCGGAGCAGGCCGGCTTCGTCGGCACGGTCGGCTTCGCCGTCACGATGGCCTGCCGGCTGCCGGCCGGCATCCTGGTCGACCGCTTCGACCGGCGCCGGCTGATGATCCTCTGCGACGCGGTGCGGCTGGTCCTCTTCACGCTGCTGGCCTGCGCGATCCAGGCGCGCCACGCCCACCTCGCGGTGATCCTCGCGGTCGTGGCCGTCAGCGCCGCCGCGACCGCCCTGTTCAGCACCGCCGAACACGCCGCGGTGCGCAGCCTGGTGCGCACCGACCAGATCATCACCGCGGTGGCCCGCAACGAGGCGCGGGCGTACGGCACTTCGCTGGCCGGGCCGCCGCTGGGCGGCCTGCTGTTCGGCCTGGGCCGGGCACTGCCGTTCTTCGGCAACGCCGTCACCTTCCTGCTGTCCCTGGTGGCGGTCTCCGCCATCCGCCGGCCCCTGCAACAGCCCCGCCCACCGGCCGCCGCACCGGGCTCCGCCCCGGCCCCGGGCGCCGCGGGCGGGGCGGGGCGCCAGGGGCTGCGCTTCGTCCTCGGCAACCCCTTCCTGCGCGCCCTGCTGGTGATCGCCGCCCCGCTCAACATGGCCTTCACCGGCATGATCTTCGCGATGACCATCTCGCTGCGGCGCTCCGGACTCTCCCCGGCCCTGGTCGGCCTGGTCGGCATGGTCGTCGCCGTGGGCGGCCTCCTCGGGGCCACCGCCGCACCGGCCCTGCAGCGCCGGATGCGCCTGCCGACCCTGATCACGCTGATCTGCTGGTCGGCCGCCGCCCTGATGGCGCTGAGCGTGCTGCTGTCCACCAGCATCGCGACCGCGGTCCCGCTGGCCGCCGCCGTTTTTCTGGGCCCCACCGCCAACGCCGCCCTGTTCGGCTACCAGGCTGCGGTGACCCCGGACCACCTGCAGGGCCGCGTGGTGAGCCTGCTCCTGCTGGCCGCCACCTCCACCGCGGCGCTCGCCCCCGCCCTGGCCGGCGTCCTGCTGGCCCACGTCGCGGGCCGCACCGCCCTGCTCGCCTTCCCGCTCCTGGTGGCCGTCGCCGCCCTGGTGGCCACCTTCAGCAGCGGCATCAGGTCGATGTCCCGCCCGTCGTGA
- a CDS encoding S53 family peptidase yields MSHAQTPPSKPSHRRSALKRRLRVAAAGSGAAAVIAGSVIALNANAAVTAGSSPHRVALGTEQYRQACPPASPGRYSCNALVRTDIKPHLARAGASRAAGSVGGYGPADLQSAYNLASAAASGGKGQTVAIVDAYDDPTAESDLGVYRSQFDLPACTAADGCFTKVGQDGSAGGLPQPAPANDDWTGEESLDVDMVSAVCPNCHILLVEANSESGNDLGTAVNTAVQLGAKFVSNSYGGPETPDETSEDAQFYHHPGVAITASSGDSGFGVEYPAASPYVTAVGGTALTKADNARGWTEAAWATSANEGAGSGCSGFESKPAWQQDQGCTKRTVADVSAVADPATGVASYDTSNGNGGWNVIGGTSAAAPVIAATYALAGAPADGTSPAAYPYAHTDALNDVTSGATTTCTPNYLCTAGSGYDGPTGLGTPNGTGAFAAAAGGGGTGGGGTGNGGTGSGGTGSGGTGAGTGGGTGDGGTDGGTGDGGTTGGAY; encoded by the coding sequence TTGTCGCACGCTCAGACGCCACCCAGCAAGCCCTCCCACCGGCGCTCCGCACTCAAGCGCCGCCTGCGGGTGGCCGCAGCGGGCTCCGGCGCGGCTGCCGTGATCGCCGGCAGCGTCATCGCGCTCAACGCCAACGCGGCGGTCACCGCCGGGAGTTCCCCGCACCGTGTCGCCCTCGGCACCGAGCAGTACCGCCAGGCCTGCCCGCCCGCCTCGCCCGGCCGCTACTCCTGCAACGCGCTGGTGCGCACCGACATCAAGCCGCACCTGGCCCGCGCCGGTGCCTCCCGGGCCGCCGGCAGCGTCGGCGGGTACGGACCGGCGGACCTGCAGTCCGCCTACAACCTGGCCTCGGCCGCCGCCTCCGGTGGCAAGGGGCAGACGGTGGCCATCGTCGACGCCTACGACGACCCCACCGCCGAGAGCGATCTCGGCGTCTACCGCAGTCAGTTCGACCTGCCCGCCTGCACCGCGGCGGACGGCTGTTTCACCAAGGTCGGCCAGGACGGCAGCGCCGGCGGACTGCCGCAGCCGGCGCCGGCCAACGACGACTGGACCGGCGAGGAGTCCCTCGACGTCGACATGGTCTCGGCCGTCTGCCCCAACTGCCACATCCTGCTGGTGGAAGCGAACTCCGAGAGCGGCAACGACCTGGGCACCGCGGTGAACACGGCCGTCCAGCTGGGCGCGAAGTTCGTCTCCAACAGCTACGGCGGCCCCGAGACGCCCGACGAGACCAGCGAGGACGCGCAGTTCTACCACCACCCCGGCGTGGCGATCACCGCGTCCTCGGGTGACTCCGGCTTCGGTGTCGAGTACCCCGCCGCCTCCCCGTACGTCACGGCCGTCGGCGGGACCGCGCTGACGAAGGCGGACAACGCGCGCGGCTGGACCGAGGCGGCCTGGGCGACCTCGGCCAACGAGGGGGCCGGCTCCGGCTGTTCCGGCTTCGAGAGCAAGCCCGCGTGGCAGCAGGACCAGGGCTGCACCAAGCGCACCGTCGCCGACGTGTCCGCCGTCGCCGACCCGGCCACCGGCGTCGCCAGCTACGACACCTCCAACGGCAACGGCGGCTGGAACGTCATAGGCGGCACCTCGGCCGCCGCCCCGGTCATCGCCGCGACCTACGCCCTGGCGGGCGCCCCGGCCGACGGCACCAGCCCGGCCGCTTATCCGTACGCGCACACCGACGCGCTCAACGACGTCACCTCCGGCGCCACCACGACCTGCACGCCGAACTACCTGTGCACCGCCGGCTCGGGCTACGACGGGCCGACCGGGCTCGGCACGCCCAACGGGACCGGCGCCTTCGCAGCTGCCGCCGGAGGAGGCGGAACGGGCGGCGGCGGGACGGGTAACGGTGGGACGGGTAGCGGTGGCACGGGCAGCGGCGGCACGGGCGCAGGAACCGGTGGCGGCACCGGCGACGGCGGGACTGACGGCGGGACGGGCGACGGCGGTACCACCGGCGGGGCGTACTAG
- a CDS encoding MbtH family protein has protein sequence MDENTRYQVLRNDEEQYSLWPLAIEVPAGWQPVGKEGSEEECCAYVDEVWTDMRPRSLRERMENAGA, from the coding sequence ATGGACGAGAACACCCGCTACCAGGTCCTGCGCAACGACGAGGAGCAGTACTCGCTCTGGCCGCTGGCCATCGAGGTGCCCGCCGGCTGGCAGCCCGTCGGCAAGGAGGGCTCCGAGGAGGAGTGCTGCGCCTACGTCGACGAGGTCTGGACCGACATGCGTCCGCGCAGCCTGCGCGAGCGCATGGAGAACGCCGGAGCCTGA
- a CDS encoding serine hydrolase domain-containing protein: protein MRPLGLHHTSLHHTYLPGTATSIPGPHAHGYLPLATGPADITDRNPSVAGSAGETISTTDDLARFNAALLGGRLLAPAQLAEMTSTVPADADPPSQYGLGLMRTTLSCGDVWGHPGGIDGYTTYVFGNRAGTRQVAI, encoded by the coding sequence CTGCGCCCGCTCGGCCTGCACCACACCTCCCTGCACCACACCTACCTGCCGGGCACCGCCACCTCGATCCCGGGCCCGCACGCCCACGGCTACCTGCCACTGGCCACCGGGCCGGCCGACATCACCGACCGCAATCCCTCGGTGGCCGGCTCGGCGGGCGAGACGATCTCCACCACCGACGACCTGGCGCGGTTCAACGCCGCCCTGCTCGGCGGCCGCCTGCTGGCCCCGGCCCAGCTCGCCGAGATGACCAGCACCGTCCCCGCCGACGCCGACCCGCCCTCCCAGTACGGCCTCGGCCTGATGCGCACCACCCTGTCCTGCGGCGACGTCTGGGGCCACCCGGGCGGCATCGACGGCTACACCACCTACGTCTTCGGCAACCGCGCCGGCACCCGCCAGGTCGCGATCTAG
- a CDS encoding GNAT family N-acetyltransferase yields the protein MTPTPTPTPILTPELRTEHLAFRPYREQDEDVFVALLRDEEVCRWMGQERAPEPEIRMVFRSILTDVYPRRLFDVWGLWLEGAYAGHAEVKKTGNVEGHELVAALAPQYWGRGLGTEVVHGLLRHAADNLGLKEAYGMVGAENTASLAMCRRLGFRHLRDVVGDDGSVTKMLVINTTEPA from the coding sequence ATGACCCCGACCCCGACCCCGACCCCGATCCTGACCCCCGAACTGCGCACCGAGCACCTGGCCTTCCGGCCCTACCGCGAGCAGGACGAGGACGTGTTCGTCGCCCTGCTGCGCGACGAGGAGGTGTGCCGCTGGATGGGCCAGGAGCGGGCGCCCGAACCGGAGATCCGGATGGTCTTCCGCTCGATCCTCACCGACGTGTACCCCAGAAGACTCTTCGACGTGTGGGGCCTGTGGCTGGAGGGCGCCTACGCGGGCCACGCGGAGGTCAAGAAGACGGGGAACGTCGAGGGCCACGAACTCGTCGCCGCCCTCGCCCCGCAGTACTGGGGGCGCGGACTGGGCACCGAGGTGGTGCACGGACTGCTGCGCCACGCGGCGGACAATCTCGGACTCAAGGAGGCCTACGGAATGGTGGGCGCGGAGAACACCGCGAGCCTTGCGATGTGCCGGCGGCTGGGCTTCCGGCACCTGCGCGACGTGGTCGGCGACGACGGCTCGGTGACGAAGATGCTGGTCATCAACACCACGGAGCCGGCATGA